Proteins co-encoded in one Aspergillus luchuensis IFO 4308 DNA, chromosome 6, nearly complete sequence genomic window:
- a CDS encoding uncharacterized protein (COG:S;~EggNog:ENOG410PNPP;~InterPro:IPR029058;~TransMembrane:7 (o28-47i59-80o100-127i139-160o184-208i220-242o254-277i)) codes for MDVLGRAAGDDALRGTLSHPWLRTTNQILAGIWISLCIVLLVMRLYTKIHIMRKFWWDDVCLILAWIFSIGTQSVILYGYSYGGYGVHMEYLSPPVLEIYVKTLLSAAIIYVPALAAAKFALLMLYYRLLHMIRIWRNIIFLVTFIIAGYTIALTLGLIFPCQPIAKNWDLTITTGHCVNRVGFYLATAITNTVSDIILILIPIPVIVKLKLPLIQKLGVGCMFGIGCLTIITSIIRLVTLMPLVTSDDQSYEIALAVIFIIIEANFIIICPCLPYLKQFLRFHAPCWIGDSGSNSSQSRPSASSNSNSTPSSNRRKPGLSVLQDDIEQALSPPMEAHCACMVGARQGSSTSDESRELMGERK; via the exons ATGGACGTGCTGGGAAGAGCTGCTGGTGATGACGCTCTCCGGGGGACTCTGTCGCACCCATGGTTACGCACCACCAATCAGATCCTCGCCGGTATTTGGATTTCCCTCTGCATAGTCTTACTCGTCATGCGATTATACACCAAGATCCACATCATGCGAAAGTTCTGGTGGGATGATG TCTGCTTAATCCTCGCTTGG ATCTTTTCGATTGGCACGCAATCTGTTATTCTCT ACGGTTACAGTTATGGAGGCTATGGCGTCCACATGGAGTACCTGTCTCCCCCAGTTCTCGAAATCTACGTGAAA ACTCTCCTTTCTGCCGCCATCATCTACGTCCCTGCCCTAGCTGCGGCCAAATTCGCTCTGCTGATGCTCTACTATCGCCTGTTGCACATGATTCGCATCTGGAGAAACATAATTTTCCTCGTTACCTTCATCATTGCCGGCTACACGATCGCCCTCACCTTGGGTCTTATCTTCCCTTGCCAACCCATCGCCAAAAACTGGGACTTGACCATCACTACCGGCCACTGCGTTAACCGCGTCGGATTTTATCTCGCCACGGCCATTACTAACACCGTTAGCGATATCATATTGATTCTTATCCCTATCCCAGTCATAGTCAAGCTGAAACTTCCATTGATTCAGAAGCTTGGGGTCGGCTGTATGTTTGGGATTGGTTGCTT AACTATAATCACCAGCATAATCCGGCTGGTGACTCTAATGCCGCTGGTAACGTCCGATGACCAGTCATACGAGATTGCTCTAgccgtcatcttcat CATCATTGAAGCCAACTTCATCATTATCTGCCCCTGCCTTCCCTATCTGAAACAGTTCCTGCGCTTCCATGCGCCTTGCTGGATTGGTGACTccggcagcaacagcagtcAGTCGCGACCGTCGGCCTCTTCCAATTCTAACTCTACTCCGTCGAGTAATAGACGCAAACCGGGGTTGAGCGTGTTGCAGGATGATATTGAACAGGCGCTTAGTCCACCGATGGAAGCGCATTGTGCCTGTATGGTGGGTGCACGACAGGGGAGTTCTACTAGTGATGAGTCAAGAGAGTTGATGGGGGAGCGGAAGTAG
- a CDS encoding TauD/TfdA dioxygenase family protein (COG:I;~EggNog:ENOG410PMD3;~InterPro:IPR003819;~PFAM:PF02668;~TransMembrane:2 (i220-237o243-261i);~go_function: GO:0016491 - oxidoreductase activity [Evidence IEA];~go_process: GO:0055114 - oxidation-reduction process [Evidence IEA]): MATMITTATTATMTIGTPPLTFRRLHPTFGAECEGVDFSQPVPDAVIEELRAAMATYGVLVFRATKLDDARHFAFARQLGEPIVDNMVGAPGVPDRLGTRGKLMDVGNVDSKGQVLSPSSWRAQLLRGTRLFHVDGSFAQRRAGYSLLRAHKLPPKGTGGATAFADTRTAYADLAEETKAEIQNHVLWHSIMQSRYLGAPDNWFIRLVAAVSDLDDLRRIPYLMVVGLIARILGIWVDIVDISLLLIYCFVLVRIWVLCWLPEAVRARGRHQLAQLHKPSNRMNLYMGSHAYRIDGRSRADSKPVIDALMRHASQDKYVLTVDWQNDGDMIMWDNTCVMHRSCGGSYQGRYVRDMRRAAIYDSA; encoded by the exons ATGGCAACCATGATTACTACGGCCACCACGGCCACTATGACCATTGGCACTCCACCCTTGACCTTTCGCCGTCTTCACCCCACGTTTGGTGCCGAGTGTGAGGGCGTGGACTTCTCGCAACCAGTCCCGGATGCCGTCATCGAAGAGCTTCGTGCCGCGATGGCCACATACGGCGTCTTGGTCTTCCGCGCCACCAAACTTGACGATGCGCGCCACTTTGCCTTTGCGCGTCAATTAGGCGAACCGATAGTGGATAACATGGTCGGGGCACCGGGAGTGCCAGATCGACTTGGTACTAGAGGCAAGCTTATGGATGTTGGGAATGTGGACAGCAAGGGTCAGGTCTTATCGCCATCGTCTTGGCGAGCGCAGCTATTGCGGGGCACACGCCTCTTCCACGTAGATGGCTCCTTCGCCCAACGCCGAGCGGGATATAGCCTCCTCCGAGCGCACAAACTGCCCCCAAAGGGAACCGGCGGCGCTACGGCATTTGCCGACACCAGGACTGCTTATGCGGATCTCGCTGAGGAGACAAAAGCCGAAATTCAGAATCATGTGCTATGGCATTCAATCATGCAGAGTCGATATCTAGGAGCCCCGGATAATTGGTTCATCAGGTTGGTGGCTGCCGTCTCCGACCTGGATGACCTGCGTCGTATTCCATAtctgatggtggtg GGTCTCATAGCCCGTATATTGGGGATTTGGGTCGATATTGTGGACATCAGCCTACTCCTGATATACTGTTTCGTTTTGGTGCGGATCTGGGTGCTGTGTTGGTTGCCCGAGGCTGTAAGAGCGCGTGGACGTCATCAACTTGCACAACTGCACAAGCCCAGCAATCGAATGAATCTGTACATGGGATCACATGCATACCGGATAGACGGGAGGAGCAGGGCTGACAGCAAGCCCGTAATTGATGCTTTGATGCGGCACGCCAGTCAGGACAAATATGTGCTCACCGTGGACTGGCAGAACGATGGAGACATGATTATGTGG GACAATACTTGCGTGATGCACCGATCATGTGGTGGCTCATATCAAGGACGGTATGTGCGTGATATGCGCAGGGCCGCAATCTATGACTCCGCGTAG
- a CDS encoding uncharacterized protein (COG:S;~EggNog:ENOG410PP28;~SECRETED:SignalP(1-19)), whose protein sequence is MISLSTLLLTLSLTLTATAHPSVTHQKRSVTCLKVGATATASWTNSADQTCTYVGVVGSNYGENSDGDGDYSCNGRCGTGCSGIALGNVYTQDCFSHDICSYFEDASGGASDPNCGAAFKAAEDDYLLGLVDGCSQTNPTNAVVKPTATPVCT, encoded by the exons AtgatctccctctccaccctcctcctaaCTCTATCTCTAACTCTAACCGCAACCGCCCACCCTTCAGTCACCCACCAAAAACGCAGCGTGACATGCCTCAAAGTCGGCGCCACCGCAACAGCCAGCTGGACCAACAGTGCCGATCAAACCTGCACGTATGTGGGCGTGGTAGGCAGTAACTATGGCGAGAatagtgatggtgatggaga TTACTCCTGCAACGGACGCTGCGGAACAGGATGTAGCGGTATCGCACTGGGGAATGTCTACACCCAGGATTGTTTTTCGCATGATATCTGCTCTTACTTCGAGGATGCGAGCGGGGGTGCTAG TGACCCCAACTGCGGAGCAGCATTCAAGGCCGCAGAGGATGATTACTTGCTGGGATTAGTTGATGGGTGCTCGCAGACGAATCCGACCAATGCGGTGGTGAAGCCAACGGCGACTCCGGTTTGTACTTGA